One Elaeis guineensis isolate ETL-2024a chromosome 10, EG11, whole genome shotgun sequence genomic window carries:
- the LOC105052878 gene encoding LOW QUALITY PROTEIN: probable L-type lectin-domain containing receptor kinase S.5 (The sequence of the model RefSeq protein was modified relative to this genomic sequence to represent the inferred CDS: inserted 3 bases in 3 codons; deleted 2 bases in 1 codon) — protein sequence MTKSPNIRHPSFLSLSSSLLLLHLAKARSEPNATTPFPCETYAFPSFTDSNENNFTILNDARIDTVKGALQITLDTTNNPENSLPNNTGRVFFKYPFKLWEDRGHPDRYVASFNTIFSINIYRPNNATPGEGLAFVISPDAADPPPGSDGGYLGLTNATTDGNSANKFVAVELDTVKESYAKDPDNNHVGLNLNSVVSNTTTRLAPLNITIXTLGDGTNYTVWIDYNGTARHISVYMGVRGRSKPNFTVLDAPLDISNYVKQSSYFGFSASTGVTYQLNCVLDWNITIEKLPDDRKPGWWKWYLVGGLALMAVLVVAILLWVARSQRRKRVGVVDGRVLSDKLKSLPGMPREFKFETLKKATNNFDEKMKLGEXGFGKVYKGLLPKEKVTVAVKKFSRDSSKGQDDFLAELTIINCLRHKHLVPLLGWCHKNGMLLLVYEYMPNGSLDKHLLCGPSRPLLPWDHRYNILTGVASSLHYLHYEYNQMVVHRDIKCSNIMLDSAFDARLGDFGLARALNTDKTSYTDLDVAGTTGYIAPECLLTHKFTRESDVYAFGAVILVVVCGRRPVFPNFQPLVDWVWRFHRDGRILDAVDPRLGSGYTPEEAERLLLLGLACSHPXPGDRPKTQAIVQIISKSASPPEVPTSKPAFVLPAEAIDEGGTSSRLTSTAGTSSAGEWAMQSLSREAPVGERDISRV from the exons ATGACCAAATCACCAAACATCCGCCACCCTTCCTTCCTGTCcctctcctcctcc ctcctcctcctccacctcgccAAGGCTCGTTCGGAGCCGAACGCCACCACCCCATTCCCCTGCGAGACCTACGCATTCCCCTCCTTCACCGATAGCAACGAGAACAACTTCACCATCCTTAACGACGCTAGGATCGACACCGTGAAAGGCGCCCTCCAAATCACCCTCGACACCACGAACAACCCCGAAAATTCCCTCCCCAACAACACCGGCCGGGTCTTCTTTAAGTATCCTTTCAAGCTCTGGGAGGACCGAGGCCACCCCGATAGATACGTCGCCTCCTTCAACACCATCTTCTCCATCAACATCTACCGCCCGAACAACGCGACCCCCGGCGAAGGCTTGGCCTTCGTCATCTCTCCCGATGCCGCCGATCCGCCGCCGGGCAGCGATGGCGGATACCTCGGCCTCACTAACGCCACCACCGACGGCAACTCCGCCAACAAGTTCGTTGCTGTCGAGCTAGACACGGTGAAGGAGTCCTACGCCAAAGACCCCGACAACAACCACGTCGGCCTCAACTTAAACAGCGTCGTCTCCAACACCACAACCCGGTTGGCGCCATTAAACATCACGA GCACCCTAGGAGACGGCACCAACTACACCGTATGGATCGATTACAATGGCACCGCTCGCCATATCTCGGTCTACATGGGCGTGCGCGGCCGATCGAAGCCAAACTTCACCGTCCTCGATGCCCCGCTCGACATCAGCAACTACGTCAAACAGTCGTCCTACTTCGGGTTCTCGGCCTCCACCGGCGTCACTTATCAGCTCAACTGCGTGCTGGATTGGAACATAACGATCGAGAAGCTCCCTGACGACCGGAAACCGGGCTGGTGGAAGTGGTACCTTGTTGGCGGTCTGGCTCTCATGGCAGTACTGGTGGTAGCTATTCTGCTCTGGGTGGCGCGTTCTCAGAGAAGGAAGAGGGTGGGGGTGGTCGATGGCCGGGTATTGAGTGACAAGCTCAAGAGCCTCCCTGGGATGCCGAGGGAGTTCAAGTTCGAGACGCTAAAGAAGGCTACCAATAATTTTGATGAGAAAATGAAGCTGGGGG GGGGATTCGGGAAGGTGTACAAGGGGTTGCTGCCGAAGGAGAAGGTAACGGTGGCAGTGAAGAAGTTCTCGAGGGACAGCAGCAAAGGGCAGGATGACTTCCTGGCCGAGCTCACCATCATCAATTGCCTACGCCACAAACACCTTGTCCCTCTGCTTG GGTGGTGCCATAAAAACGGTATGCTGCTGCTGGTCTACGAGTACATGCCCAACGGTAGCCTGGACAAGCACCTGCTCTGCGGCCCCAGCCGGCCGCTGCTCCCATGGGACCACCGCTACAACATCCTCACCGGCGTCGCCTCCTCCCTCCACTACCTCCACTACGAGTACAATCAGATGGTCGTCCACCGCGACATCAAGTGCTCCAACATCATGCTCGACTCCGCCTTCGACGCCCGCCTCGGCGACTTCGGCCTCGCCCGCGCCCTCAACACCGACAAGACCTCCTACACCGACCTCGACGTCGCCGGCACCACCGGCTACATCGCCCCGGAATGCCTCCTCACTCACAAGTTCACGCGAGAGTCCGATGTCTATGCCTTCGGGGCCGTCATCCTCGTCGTCGTCTGCGGCCGCCGCCCGGTCTTCCCCAACTTCCAGCCCCTCGTTGACTGGGTCTGGCGCTTCCACCGCGACGGCCGAATACTCGACGCCGTCGATCCCCGGCTTGGGAGTGGATACACGCCGGAGGAAGCGGAAAGGCTGCTCCTCCTTGGCCTGGCCTGCAGCCACC ACCCCGGCGATCGGCCCAAGACACAGGCCATCGTGCAGATCATTTCCAAGTCGGCGTCGCCGCCGGAGGTGCCGACGTCCAAGCCGGCTTTCGTGCTGCCGGCGGAGGCCATCGACGAGGGGGGCACGTCAAGCAGGTTGACCAGCACTGCCGGGACGTCGTCGGCCGGCGAGTGGGCCATGCAGAGCCTCAGCCGGGAGGCGCCGGTGGGGGAGAGGGACATCTCCAGGGTGTGA
- the LOC105052877 gene encoding LOW QUALITY PROTEIN: TATA-binding protein-associated factor BTAF1 (The sequence of the model RefSeq protein was modified relative to this genomic sequence to represent the inferred CDS: inserted 3 bases in 2 codons) translates to MNPPVNPSLALSLSLDLTGPILPSSFIRPLSAADGHRTPVAIHAGSTQPTRFAAARQPGDIAKSHPQDLSSLLKKAMDRAHWLGQRKVVNVHRLIMHGTLEEKVISLQKFKXSVANAVIIAENACLKGMNTNQLLDLFTSAPTARKGSVLSSSSNGDLGKDSKSMVGGRGLKAILSGLEEXWDQSQYADEYNLSHFLAKLNGQEMAESGCTTMYSVDRKSASVGLMF, encoded by the exons ATGAATCCTCCGGTCAACCCCtccctcgctctctctctctctctcgatttgaCCGGCCCCATCCTTCCCTCTTCCTTCATCCGCCCCCTCTCCGCCGCCGACGGACACCGGACACCGGTAGCCATCCATG CTGGTTCAACTCAACCAACTAGGTTTGCTGCTGCACGACAACCTGGGGATATTGCAAAGTCCCATCCTCAAGACCTGAGTTCTCTCTTGAAGAAG GCAATGGACAGAGCTCATTGGTTGGGTCAGCGCAAAGTTGTGAATGTTCATCGTCTTATCATGCATGGCACTTTGGAAGAGAAAGTCATTAGCCTCCAGAAGTTCAA GTCTGTTGCTAATGCTGTCATCATTGCAGAGAATGCTTGCCTGAAAGGAATGAACACCAACCAGTTGCTTGATCTATTTACTTCTGCACCAACCGCCAGAAAG GGTAGTGTCCTTTCAAGCAGCTCCAATGGCGACCTGGGTAAAGATTCAAAATCCATGGTGGGTGGGAGGGGTTTGAAAGCCATTCTAAGTGGACTTGAGG CCTGGGATCAGTCGCAGTATGCGGATGAATACAATCTCAGCCATTTCTTGGCGAAGCTTAATGGCCAAGAAATGGCCGAGTCTGGTTGCACAACAATGTACAGTGTAGATCGGAAGAGCGCGTCTGTCGGCCTCATGTTTTGA